In Clostridium swellfunianum, a genomic segment contains:
- a CDS encoding 3-methyl-2-oxobutanoate dehydrogenase subunit VorB — protein MSEKVLMKGNEAIGEAAIRANCQCFFGYPITPQTEVAAYMSKMMPKLGRVFVQAESEVAAINMVYGAAGSGVRVLTSSSSPGISLKAEGISYIAGAELPCVIINIVRGGPGLGGIQPAQSDYFQATKGGAHGDFQMPVYAPASIQEMVDLVQEAFDVADMYRTPCMVMGDGMLGQMMEPVEFKERTQRQLPEKDWAADGLKGRKKHNVINSLFLKPEELEKHNLKLQAKYAEIKKNEVKYELYNCEEECDLIIVAYGTTSRICKNVVKMAKENGIKLGLIRPITLWPFPAEAFDKTIANTKLGYIAVEMSMGQMVEDVRLSVNGRKPVHFYGRSGGMVPHPEEILNKIKEIVGFNEEVNNEVAGGVK, from the coding sequence ATGAGCGAAAAGGTATTAATGAAAGGAAATGAAGCTATAGGCGAAGCTGCTATTAGAGCTAATTGTCAATGCTTCTTTGGTTATCCAATAACGCCTCAAACAGAGGTAGCTGCCTATATGTCAAAAATGATGCCTAAGCTAGGAAGAGTATTTGTTCAAGCTGAAAGCGAAGTGGCTGCTATAAACATGGTTTACGGTGCAGCAGGAAGTGGAGTTAGAGTATTAACTTCTTCTTCAAGCCCAGGAATAAGCTTAAAGGCAGAAGGAATCTCCTACATCGCTGGCGCAGAGCTTCCTTGCGTTATTATAAACATAGTTAGAGGAGGCCCAGGACTTGGTGGAATTCAGCCTGCTCAGTCAGACTATTTCCAAGCTACAAAGGGTGGAGCTCACGGAGACTTCCAGATGCCAGTCTATGCACCTGCATCAATTCAGGAAATGGTTGATTTAGTACAGGAAGCCTTTGATGTAGCAGATATGTATAGAACTCCATGCATGGTTATGGGAGACGGTATGCTAGGTCAGATGATGGAGCCAGTTGAGTTCAAGGAAAGAACTCAAAGACAGCTTCCAGAAAAAGATTGGGCTGCTGACGGCTTAAAGGGAAGAAAGAAGCACAATGTTATAAACTCCTTATTCTTAAAGCCAGAAGAATTAGAAAAACACAACTTAAAGCTTCAGGCAAAGTATGCTGAAATAAAGAAGAACGAAGTTAAGTATGAATTATATAACTGTGAGGAAGAGTGCGATTTAATAATAGTTGCTTACGGTACAACTTCAAGAATCTGTAAGAACGTTGTTAAGATGGCTAAGGAAAATGGCATAAAGCTTGGACTTATAAGACCAATAACTCTATGGCCATTCCCAGCAGAAGCTTTTGATAAGACAATAGCTAACACAAAGCTTGGTTATATAGCTGTTGAAATGAGTATGGGTCAGATGGTTGAAGATGTAAGACTTTCTGTAAACGGAAGAAAGCCAGTACACTTCTATGGAAGATCTGGTGGAATGGTTCCACACCCAGAAGAGATATTAAACAAGATAAAAGAGATAGTTGGCTTCAATGAAGAAGTTAATAATGAAGTTGCAGGGGGAGTAAAATAA
- a CDS encoding thiamine pyrophosphate-dependent enzyme, whose translation MAIVFQPPQALLDVPTHYCPGCTHGVIHRLIAEVIDELGILDKTIGVAPVGCSVLAYDYFACDMFQAAHGRAPAVATGIKRSHPDSVVFTYQGDGDLAAIGTAEIVHAATRGENIVTIFVNNCIYGMTGGQMAPTTLPGQVTETSPYGRDVKREGHPIRVSEMLATLDGATYIERVSVDSVPNVIKAKKAIKKAFENQMAGNGFSLVEVLSICPTNWGLSTEESFTWLKENMIPYYPLGVKKDVTGGAK comes from the coding sequence ATGGCTATTGTATTTCAACCACCACAAGCGTTATTAGATGTTCCTACTCATTACTGCCCAGGATGTACTCATGGAGTAATTCACAGACTTATTGCCGAGGTAATAGATGAACTAGGGATTTTAGATAAAACTATAGGAGTTGCACCAGTAGGCTGCTCAGTTTTAGCTTACGACTACTTTGCCTGCGACATGTTCCAGGCAGCTCACGGTAGAGCTCCAGCAGTTGCTACAGGAATTAAGAGATCACACCCAGACAGCGTAGTATTCACATATCAGGGTGATGGAGACCTTGCTGCTATAGGAACAGCTGAAATAGTTCACGCTGCAACAAGAGGAGAAAATATAGTTACTATATTCGTTAACAACTGTATTTATGGTATGACTGGTGGACAAATGGCTCCAACAACACTTCCAGGCCAAGTTACTGAAACTTCACCTTATGGAAGAGATGTTAAGAGAGAAGGTCATCCAATCAGAGTATCAGAAATGCTTGCTACATTAGATGGAGCTACCTATATTGAAAGAGTTTCAGTAGACAGTGTTCCAAATGTTATAAAAGCTAAAAAAGCAATAAAGAAGGCTTTTGAAAATCAGATGGCTGGCAATGGATTCTCGCTTGTTGAAGTTCTTTCAATCTGTCCAACCAACTGGGGCTTATCCACTGAAGAATCCTTCACGTGGTTAAAGGAAAACATGATACCGTACTATCCATTAGGTGTTAAGAAGGATGTAACAGGGGGTGCCAAGTAA
- a CDS encoding 2-oxoacid:acceptor oxidoreductase family protein, which yields MKAQEILFAGFGGQGILSMGKFLAYAGMDAGLNVSWLPSYGPEMRGGTANCSVILSEEAVGSPIVNESTTLVVMNRPSLDKFEHAIKPNGLLIVDSDLVNRLPERKDIEIISIPAQTIAEEIGSKTIANMVLLGALVAKTGIVSMEELLNALKEHGKAKFYEANKKALEKGAEYTA from the coding sequence ATGAAAGCACAAGAAATATTATTTGCAGGCTTCGGAGGACAAGGAATACTTTCCATGGGAAAATTCCTTGCTTATGCTGGTATGGATGCAGGACTTAATGTTTCCTGGCTCCCATCCTATGGACCAGAGATGAGAGGAGGAACTGCAAACTGCTCTGTTATTCTTTCAGAGGAAGCTGTTGGTTCTCCAATAGTTAATGAATCAACAACACTAGTTGTTATGAACAGACCTTCTTTAGATAAATTTGAACATGCTATAAAGCCTAATGGCCTTTTAATAGTAGACAGCGATTTAGTTAACAGACTGCCAGAGAGAAAAGATATAGAGATTATAAGTATTCCAGCTCAAACAATAGCTGAAGAAATAGGAAGCAAAACCATAGCTAACATGGTGCTTTTAGGAGCTTTAGTTGCTAAGACAGGCATTGTATCTATGGAGGAACTCTTAAATGCTTTGAAGGAGCACGGAAAAGCAAAGTTCTATGAAGCTAATAAAAAAGCACTTGAAAAAGGTGCAGAATATACTGCTTAG
- the glmM gene encoding phosphoglucosamine mutase, whose protein sequence is MGRIFGTDGVRGIANSELTAQLAYNLGRAGAFVLTEGAHKPKILVGMDTRISGDMLESALIAGILSVGAEAVSLGVVPTPAVAHLTRKYKADAGVVISASHNPVEYNGIKFFNSQGYKLSDELEDRIQAVIENGFVGVPQPTGADLGRKVVEEAALEHYVEFAKSTIDVNFKGMKIALDCANGASYESAVETFRSLGAEVVVINNDPDGININKNCGSTHPEELMEYVVKKGCDLGLAFDGDADRCLAVDEKGNLVHGDFMLAICSKYLKGQGKLNKDVVVVTVMSNLGLDIALAKEGITPVKTKVGDRYVLEEMVKEGYVLGGEQSGHVIFLEHNTTGDGLVTGLQLAAIVKKTGEKLSNLASMMKELPQVLVNAKIPNEMKNIHETDLEIANEIKKMEERLNGVGRVLIRPSGTEPLLRVMLEGENQSEIDEMAHSLAKMIEEKANS, encoded by the coding sequence ATGGGTAGAATATTCGGAACGGATGGCGTTAGAGGAATAGCAAATAGTGAGCTTACTGCACAGCTTGCCTACAATTTAGGAAGAGCAGGAGCTTTTGTGTTAACTGAAGGAGCTCATAAGCCAAAGATACTGGTTGGAATGGACACAAGAATTTCAGGAGATATGCTTGAATCAGCACTTATAGCTGGAATACTTTCTGTTGGAGCAGAGGCTGTAAGCTTAGGAGTAGTTCCAACACCAGCAGTTGCACACTTAACTAGAAAATATAAAGCGGATGCAGGAGTAGTTATATCAGCTTCTCATAATCCAGTTGAATATAACGGAATAAAATTCTTCAATTCACAGGGTTATAAGTTATCTGATGAATTAGAAGACAGAATACAAGCTGTAATTGAAAACGGCTTTGTGGGAGTACCTCAGCCAACTGGTGCAGATTTAGGAAGAAAAGTAGTAGAAGAAGCAGCTTTAGAGCATTATGTTGAGTTTGCAAAATCAACAATTGATGTTAATTTCAAAGGGATGAAAATCGCTTTAGACTGTGCTAACGGCGCAAGCTATGAGTCTGCTGTTGAAACCTTTAGAAGTCTTGGCGCTGAAGTTGTTGTTATAAATAATGATCCAGATGGAATAAACATTAACAAGAACTGCGGTTCTACACACCCAGAAGAACTTATGGAGTATGTAGTTAAAAAAGGTTGCGATTTAGGTCTTGCTTTTGACGGTGATGCAGACAGATGTCTTGCTGTTGATGAAAAGGGAAACCTTGTACATGGTGACTTCATGCTTGCAATTTGCAGCAAATACCTAAAGGGGCAAGGAAAACTCAATAAGGACGTTGTAGTTGTAACAGTAATGAGTAATCTTGGACTAGATATAGCTTTAGCTAAAGAGGGCATAACACCTGTTAAAACCAAGGTTGGAGACAGATATGTTCTAGAAGAGATGGTCAAAGAAGGGTATGTGCTTGGTGGAGAGCAATCAGGTCATGTAATATTTCTTGAGCACAATACGACAGGTGATGGTCTTGTAACAGGACTTCAATTAGCAGCAATAGTTAAAAAGACAGGTGAAAAGCTTTCAAACCTTGCTTCTATGATGAAGGAGCTTCCACAGGTATTAGTTAATGCTAAGATTCCAAATGAAATGAAAAACATACATGAAACAGACTTAGAAATAGCAAACGAGATTAAAAAAATGGAAGAAAGACTTAATGGAGTTGGAAGAGTCCTAATAAGACCTTCAGGAACAGAACCTCTGTTAAGAGTTATGCTTGAAGGTGAGAATCAATCAGAAATCGATGAAATGGCTCATTCATTAGCGAAGATGATTGAAGAAAAAGCAAATAGTTAA
- a CDS encoding cold-shock protein yields MQGTVKWFNSQKGFGFITTEEGKDVFVHYSGIESNGFKTLNEGDKVSFDLTQGQKGDQAINVKPL; encoded by the coding sequence ATGCAAGGAACAGTAAAATGGTTTAATTCACAAAAGGGTTTTGGTTTTATCACAACTGAAGAAGGAAAAGACGTATTTGTTCACTATTCAGGAATAGAATCAAATGGCTTCAAGACACTTAACGAAGGTGACAAGGTTTCCTTTGATTTAACACAAGGACAAAAGGGAGATCAAGCAATCAACGTAAAACCACTATAA
- a CDS encoding DUF362 domain-containing protein, protein MEKSKVYFTNLRTKPGVNLLDKVEKLIKRAGIADIDFKNKFVAIKIHFGEPGNLAYIRPNYAARIVKVIKELGGVPFLTDSNTLYSGRRANALDHLEAAYGNGFNPLAVGCHVIIADGLKGTDFREVEINKKHCKTAKIGTAIADADIVISMNHFKGHEMTGFGGALKNLGMGSGSRGGKLEMHSASKPKIDVENCVSCGQCIKNCAQDAIELNENRKAVIAYDKCVGCGQCVAVCQFDAAQVIWNEAADTANEKIAEYTHAVINGKPNFHINFIMNVSPNCDCWDSNDVPIVPDLGIMASFDPVALDRASIDAVNAAPVTGGSLLEERVCECEDHEHKHGDKIHHIHPNTDWRVSLNYAEEIGLGNQDYELVVIK, encoded by the coding sequence ATGGAAAAATCAAAAGTTTATTTCACTAATTTAAGAACTAAGCCAGGTGTTAATTTATTGGACAAGGTTGAAAAACTTATTAAAAGAGCTGGCATAGCAGACATCGATTTTAAAAATAAGTTTGTAGCTATAAAAATTCACTTTGGGGAGCCAGGAAACCTTGCATACATAAGGCCTAATTATGCTGCAAGAATAGTTAAAGTTATTAAGGAATTAGGTGGGGTACCATTTTTAACAGATTCAAACACTTTGTATTCTGGAAGAAGAGCGAATGCGCTTGACCATTTGGAAGCTGCTTATGGAAATGGGTTCAATCCACTAGCTGTAGGCTGCCATGTTATAATAGCTGATGGACTTAAGGGAACAGACTTTAGAGAAGTAGAAATAAATAAGAAGCACTGCAAAACTGCAAAAATAGGCACTGCCATTGCAGATGCTGATATAGTAATATCAATGAACCACTTTAAGGGCCATGAGATGACTGGTTTTGGAGGAGCGCTTAAAAATCTTGGTATGGGTTCAGGCTCAAGAGGTGGAAAGCTTGAAATGCACTCAGCTTCAAAGCCTAAAATTGATGTAGAAAATTGTGTGAGTTGTGGTCAGTGTATCAAAAATTGTGCACAGGATGCTATAGAATTAAACGAAAATAGAAAAGCTGTTATTGCTTATGACAAGTGTGTTGGCTGCGGTCAATGTGTGGCTGTTTGCCAGTTTGATGCAGCTCAGGTAATATGGAATGAAGCAGCTGATACTGCAAATGAAAAGATAGCTGAGTATACTCATGCAGTTATTAATGGAAAGCCAAATTTTCATATTAATTTCATAATGAACGTATCTCCAAACTGTGATTGTTGGGACAGCAACGATGTGCCAATAGTTCCAGACTTAGGAATTATGGCTTCCTTTGACCCGGTTGCACTTGACAGGGCATCAATTGACGCTGTTAATGCAGCTCCAGTAACAGGTGGAAGTCTTTTAGAGGAGAGAGTATGTGAATGCGAAGACCATGAGCATAAACATGGAGATAAGATTCATCACATTCATCCCAATACAGATTGGAGAGTCAGCTTAAACTACGCTGAAGAAATTGGTCTTGGAAATCAAGATTATGAACTAGTAGTTATTAAATAG
- a CDS encoding TatD family hydrolase yields MLKIFDSHAHYDDESFNEDREQVIKELKENGIVGVLNCGASFEGARTSVALADKYDIFYAAVGIHPENALEFNQNVLEELRDMAKNKRVRAIGEIGLDYYYEENPPREVQKSVFRAQMKLAEELNLPVVIHDRDAHEDTLNILKEFPKVKGVLHCFSGSVEFARECLKLGYNIGFTGVVTFKNAKKLVEVAKEVPLDRMLVETDCPYMAPTPFRGKRNRSDYINYIIEKIAKIKAVSEEEISKATINNTKLMLKL; encoded by the coding sequence ATGTTAAAAATTTTCGATTCACATGCTCATTATGATGATGAATCTTTTAATGAAGATAGAGAACAGGTTATAAAGGAGCTTAAGGAAAATGGAATTGTAGGAGTGCTCAATTGTGGCGCATCATTTGAGGGGGCAAGAACTTCTGTAGCGCTTGCTGATAAATATGATATTTTTTATGCTGCTGTTGGAATTCATCCAGAAAATGCTTTGGAATTTAATCAAAATGTTTTAGAAGAACTAAGAGATATGGCTAAAAATAAAAGGGTTAGAGCTATTGGTGAAATAGGACTTGATTATTATTATGAGGAAAATCCACCAAGAGAGGTTCAAAAGAGCGTGTTTAGAGCACAGATGAAGCTTGCCGAAGAGCTCAACCTTCCTGTAGTAATACACGATAGGGATGCTCATGAAGATACCTTAAATATACTAAAGGAGTTTCCTAAGGTTAAGGGGGTGCTGCACTGCTTTTCTGGTAGCGTAGAATTTGCTAGAGAATGTTTAAAACTTGGATACAATATAGGTTTTACAGGAGTTGTTACTTTTAAAAATGCAAAGAAACTTGTTGAGGTTGCTAAAGAAGTGCCTTTAGACAGAATGCTGGTAGAAACAGACTGCCCTTACATGGCTCCAACACCTTTTAGAGGAAAAAGAAACAGATCTGATTATATAAACTATATTATAGAAAAAATAGCTAAAATTAAGGCAGTATCTGAAGAAGAAATATCTAAAGCAACAATAAATAATACAAAGTTAATGCTAAAATTATAA
- a CDS encoding 3D domain-containing protein — protein sequence MDKLKKAFERYFSIGPKAAFIVVLILIGSTVGVNAAKKTIVVAIDGKETKIVTFRKTFKNVLEANDIVLGPKDKTMPSIDTVVKKIDRLDIKRAIPVEVAVDGQNIEVLTTEDTVDKMLEEEGIEVRNSDRVLPSRTVPVENGLKVSITRIDERVIKVSESIDFATVVQKDEEALNTVTKVLQNGQQGEKVITTKVLYEDGKEVAREVVNEAVEKEPIKKIVSVGTLAAIKVSRGGSINDVVYRKALRMQATAYTADYASTGKRPGDKGFGITATGTTAKRNPNGYSTIAVDPRVIPLGTKLYVEGYGYAIAEDTGGAIKGNIIDIFLNSNSECIKWGRRYVNVYVLK from the coding sequence ATGGATAAATTGAAAAAAGCTTTTGAGCGCTATTTTTCAATCGGTCCCAAGGCAGCATTTATTGTAGTGCTTATATTAATAGGAAGTACTGTGGGGGTAAATGCAGCCAAAAAGACTATCGTAGTAGCAATAGATGGAAAGGAAACAAAAATTGTTACCTTTAGAAAGACCTTTAAGAATGTATTAGAGGCAAACGACATAGTCTTAGGACCAAAGGACAAGACAATGCCGAGCATTGACACAGTTGTAAAAAAAATCGACAGATTAGACATTAAAAGAGCTATACCTGTTGAAGTTGCCGTAGATGGTCAGAATATTGAAGTCTTAACAACTGAGGATACTGTAGACAAAATGTTAGAGGAAGAGGGGATAGAGGTTAGAAACTCAGATAGAGTTTTGCCTTCAAGAACCGTACCAGTAGAGAATGGTTTAAAAGTTTCTATAACAAGAATTGATGAAAGAGTTATAAAGGTTAGCGAGTCTATTGACTTTGCAACTGTAGTCCAAAAGGATGAAGAAGCTCTTAATACAGTAACCAAAGTACTTCAAAATGGCCAACAGGGCGAGAAAGTTATAACTACTAAAGTTCTATATGAGGATGGAAAAGAAGTAGCAAGAGAAGTAGTAAATGAAGCTGTTGAAAAAGAGCCTATTAAAAAAATAGTTTCTGTAGGCACATTAGCTGCTATTAAAGTATCCCGTGGAGGCAGTATTAATGATGTTGTTTATAGGAAAGCTCTTAGAATGCAGGCCACTGCATACACAGCTGACTATGCTAGTACAGGCAAGAGACCTGGTGATAAAGGCTTTGGAATAACCGCAACAGGCACAACAGCAAAAAGAAATCCAAATGGGTATAGCACAATAGCAGTAGATCCAAGAGTTATTCCGCTGGGTACTAAACTATATGTTGAAGGGTATGGTTATGCTATCGCAGAGGATACTGGGGGAGCTATTAAAGGAAATATCATAGATATATTCCTGAATTCAAATTCAGAATGTATTAAATGGGGAAGACGGTATGTGAATGTGTACGTCTTAAAGTGA
- the rnmV gene encoding ribonuclease M5, with protein MIKEVIVVEGRDDITAVKRAVDAEIIAVGGFGINAKVIERIKEAQKRQGVIVLTDPDHAGEKIRRIIAKRVLGIKHAYITQKEGTKDDDIGVENASPETILRALECAKCEVKEKRNEFNIKDLIFFKLTGDNKAKERREAVGRELGIGYCNSTQFITRLNNYGITREEFVEALKRVEL; from the coding sequence TTGATTAAAGAAGTTATTGTTGTTGAAGGAAGAGATGATATTACTGCTGTTAAAAGAGCAGTGGATGCTGAGATTATAGCTGTTGGCGGCTTTGGTATAAATGCAAAAGTTATCGAGAGAATTAAGGAAGCTCAAAAGAGGCAGGGTGTAATTGTACTTACTGATCCAGATCATGCAGGTGAGAAAATAAGAAGAATTATTGCAAAGAGAGTTTTAGGAATTAAACATGCATACATAACCCAAAAGGAAGGTACTAAAGATGATGACATTGGAGTTGAAAATGCATCACCTGAAACTATATTGAGGGCTCTTGAATGCGCAAAGTGTGAAGTAAAAGAAAAAAGAAATGAGTTTAATATAAAGGATCTTATATTCTTTAAGCTTACAGGAGACAATAAAGCCAAGGAAAGAAGAGAAGCAGTAGGGCGGGAGCTTGGTATAGGCTATTGTAATTCAACACAGTTTATAACAAGATTAAATAATTACGGAATAACACGAGAAGAATTTGTTGAAGCTCTAAAGAGAGTAGAGTTGTAG
- the rsmA gene encoding 16S rRNA (adenine(1518)-N(6)/adenine(1519)-N(6))-dimethyltransferase RsmA — translation MNDFSTRDIVKKYGFKFTKSLGQNFLIDDSVLIDIVEGAEVGKEDFIIEIGPGVGTLTRELLKRAKRVCAIELDSDLLPILQEELKEFDNFEIVHKDALKVDFKELIGEETSVKVVANLPYYVTTPIIAKLLNEGYNFKSLTIMIQKEVGERIAAKPNTSDYGALSILVQYYCDTKVIRRVSPSSFIPQPKVDSIVVKLDKLQQPRVNVKDEKFYFKVCREAFNMRRKTLWNATKNLGVDSELMKQAFEMADIDPKRRGETLSLQEFGNLANSIYDLAHK, via the coding sequence ATGAATGATTTTTCAACAAGAGATATTGTAAAAAAGTATGGTTTTAAGTTTACCAAAAGCCTTGGACAAAATTTTTTAATAGATGATAGTGTTTTAATAGATATTGTTGAAGGTGCAGAAGTTGGTAAGGAAGATTTCATTATCGAAATTGGTCCTGGTGTAGGAACCTTAACAAGAGAATTATTAAAAAGAGCAAAAAGAGTATGTGCTATCGAATTGGATTCTGATCTTCTTCCTATATTACAGGAAGAACTCAAGGAATTTGATAATTTTGAAATAGTTCATAAGGATGCTCTAAAAGTTGATTTTAAAGAATTAATTGGCGAGGAAACATCAGTTAAGGTAGTTGCAAACCTTCCTTACTATGTTACTACTCCGATCATAGCAAAGCTTTTAAATGAAGGCTATAACTTTAAGTCACTTACTATAATGATTCAAAAAGAGGTTGGAGAAAGAATTGCAGCAAAACCAAATACATCCGACTATGGAGCCTTGTCAATTCTCGTCCAGTATTATTGCGATACCAAGGTTATAAGAAGGGTTTCTCCAAGTTCATTTATTCCACAGCCAAAGGTTGATTCAATAGTTGTTAAGCTTGATAAGCTTCAACAACCAAGAGTGAATGTTAAGGATGAGAAGTTCTACTTCAAAGTTTGTAGAGAAGCCTTCAACATGAGAAGAAAGACTCTTTGGAATGCAACTAAAAATCTAGGTGTTGATAGTGAATTGATGAAGCAAGCTTTTGAAATGGCTGATATAGATCCAAAGCGAAGAGGAGAAACTCTTTCACTGCAGGAATTTGGCAATTTAGCAAATAGCATATATGATTTAGCTCATAAATAG
- a CDS encoding PsbP-related protein: MRLIILNRKRLGVTVIIVGLMVVLFGLEKKFDGRLKYVALMQSNINTLVKYDVPELNFSYKLPDNWTANKKDFGGGEIVYHNDFDSEDAVIHGFVQVWKLNQDLKSFLDKSKEVNKQYAEYSEYNMTPIVIKKHEGYLITYTMKTDTDTNFKGYEYFLKDTDKFFRFSFYVRDKNFKENMPTIFKTIVETFELKK, encoded by the coding sequence ATGAGGTTAATAATTTTAAACAGAAAAAGACTTGGTGTAACTGTAATTATTGTCGGTCTTATGGTAGTCTTATTTGGTCTTGAAAAGAAATTTGATGGAAGGTTGAAATATGTAGCTCTAATGCAGAGTAACATAAATACACTAGTAAAGTACGATGTGCCGGAATTAAACTTCAGCTATAAGCTGCCAGATAATTGGACAGCTAATAAAAAAGATTTTGGCGGAGGAGAAATAGTTTATCATAATGATTTTGACTCAGAGGATGCAGTTATTCATGGTTTTGTACAGGTTTGGAAGCTAAACCAAGACTTGAAAAGCTTTCTAGATAAGAGCAAAGAAGTTAATAAACAATATGCTGAGTATAGTGAATATAATATGACTCCAATAGTAATAAAAAAGCATGAGGGATATTTAATTACATATACAATGAAGACAGATACAGATACAAATTTTAAAGGGTATGAATACTTTTTAAAGGATACAGACAAGTTCTTTAGATTTTCTTTTTATGTAAGGGATAAAAACTTCAAGGAGAATATGCCAACTATATTTAAAACCATAGTTGAAACCTTTGAGCTTAAAAAATAA
- a CDS encoding prolipoprotein diacylglyceryl transferase: MRPIFFRIFRVPIYGYGTMIAIGIIAAILLLNYRARKRGYDEDSMLNMAIIAVVLGVVGGKLLYIMTELKNIINDPSQLMDFGNGFVIYGSIIGGVAGVYLYSKKKRWKLLNIFDLVIPSLPLAQGFGRLGCFFAGCCYGKPTSSFLGVKFKEGSLGPLDIHVYPTQIFSSIFDFALALFLLWYDKKERKEGRVFSLYLIIYSIGRFVIEFIRDDPRGSVGLLSTSQFISLFIVVLGAIFFNYDKIKKIVSKEKTEQI, translated from the coding sequence ATGAGACCAATTTTTTTTAGAATTTTTAGAGTACCTATTTATGGCTATGGCACAATGATAGCTATTGGTATAATTGCAGCTATTCTGCTATTAAACTATAGGGCAAGGAAAAGGGGCTATGATGAGGACAGCATGCTAAATATGGCAATTATTGCTGTTGTACTTGGTGTAGTTGGAGGAAAGCTTTTATACATAATGACAGAACTAAAAAATATAATAAACGATCCTTCTCAGCTTATGGATTTTGGAAATGGATTTGTAATTTATGGTTCTATAATTGGGGGAGTTGCAGGAGTTTACCTTTATTCAAAGAAGAAGCGCTGGAAGCTTTTAAATATATTTGACTTAGTAATTCCTAGTCTGCCTCTTGCACAGGGATTTGGAAGATTAGGGTGCTTTTTTGCAGGCTGCTGCTATGGGAAGCCTACTAGTTCTTTCTTAGGGGTTAAGTTTAAGGAAGGTTCGCTTGGACCACTAGACATTCATGTTTATCCAACTCAGATTTTTTCTTCCATATTTGATTTTGCCCTAGCGCTGTTTTTATTATGGTATGATAAAAAAGAACGAAAAGAAGGCAGAGTTTTTTCCCTTTATTTGATAATTTACAGTATAGGAAGATTTGTTATAGAATTTATTAGGGATGATCCAAGAGGTAGCGTAGGATTATTATCTACATCTCAATTTATTAGCTTGTTTATAGTTGTACTTGGAGCAATATTTTTTAATTATGATAAAATAAAGAAGATTGTTTCTAAGGAAAAGACTGAGCAGATATAA